The Rhodococcus sp. ABRD24 genome contains the following window.
GCCTCGAGATCGCTCTCCTTGACGCTGCCGAGCAGATCCGCGAACGACATTGCCGGGTCGACGTGTGTCCGCAGCACCAGGGTGTTGACGAACATGCCGATGAGGTCGTCGAGTGACGCGTCACCGCGGCCCGCAACGGGCGTACCGATCGCAATGTCCGAGGTGCCGCTCAGCCGCGCGAGCAGTACCGCGTACGCGGCGTGTATCACCATGAACAACGTCGAGTTGTGTTCGCGCGCAATCTCGAGCAGTCGAACATGAGACTCGGCCGAGATGTCGAACCGGTACTTGGCACCGGCGTTCGACGCAACGGCAGGTCGGGGTCGATCCGCCGGCAGGTCCAGCTGGTCCGGTAGCCCCGCGAGAGTCTCTGTCCAGTAGCTGATCTGGCGCGCCGCAAGAGAGTCCGCATCGGCGTCCGAACCCAGCACTTCGTGTTGCCATACCGCATAGTCCGCGTACTGCACCGGCAACGGCGTCCAGTCGGGCGACGAACCCTCGACTCGGGCGGCGTACGCAACCATGAGGTCACGCGCAAGCGGACCGAACGACGAACCGTCCGAGGCGATGTGGTGCAGGACCACAGCCGCGACATACTCGGTATCAGATATCCGGAACAGCTCGACACGGAACGGAACCTCGGTCGTGACGTCGAAGCCACGCGATGCGAGTCGCAGCAGACGGGGCGCGAGTTCGTCCTCGTCGATCGTGACCGGATCCAGTACGCGAACGGTTTCGGACACCGGCAGGATCAGCTGGTGCGCGCTGCCGTCGACCTCGGGGTAGATCGTGCGCAGCGACTCGTGACGATCGACCACGTCCGCGAAGGCCGCGGAAAACGCCCGCGGATCCACCGCGCCGGACAGCCGGACCGCGAACGGCAGGTTGTACACCGCGGTCGTGGCATCGAAGCGGTTGAGGAACCACATCCGCTGCTGTGCAAGCGACAGCGGGACCCGCCCCGGGCGCGGCACCGAACCCAGGACCGGAAGTCCCGCAGTTCGCATCGCTCCCGAACCGGCGCGGGCGGCGAGCGCCGCGACGGTGGGCGCCTCGAAGAGTTCGCGGACTCCGAGCCGGATGCCCAGTGCCGAGCCGACGCGGCTGACGACCTGTGTCGCGACGAGGGAGTTGCCGCCGAGCTCGAAGAAGTCGTCGTCCAGACCGACCCGTTCGATCCCCAACACCTCGGAGAACACCGTGGCGACGGCCTTCTCAGCGTCGGTACGGGGTGCGCGGAACTCCTTGTTGCTCAGGAAGAGTGGATCCGGCAGCGCCTTGCGGTCGAGCTTGCCGCTGGTATTGAGGGGGAACTCGTCGAGCACCGTGATCGACGCCGGAACCATGTACGCAGGCAGTGAGCGGCCCGCGAACTCGGAGACCTCCGCGGGAACGATCGTTCGTCCGGGGGCCGGGACCGTGTAGGCCACCAGTTGGTCGCCGGTCCCGGTGGCGACCACCAGCACCACTGCCTGAGAAACGTCGTCATGCGCCAGCAGGGCCGTCTCGATCTCGCCGAGCTCGATCCGCTGGCCGCGGAACTTGACCTGGAAATCGGTGCGCCCGATGTAGTCCAGGGTGCCGTCCGCGCGCCATCGCACCAGGTCACCGGTGCGGTACATCCGTTCACCCGCGACACCGATCCCGTCGACGCCGCCGAAGGGGTTGGCCACGAAACGATCCGACGTGATGTCGGGCCGACCGACGTAACCGCGCGCCAGCTGGTCTCCCGCGAGATACAGCTCGCCCGGCTGTCCGATAGGGGTGGGCCGCAGGCGGTGGTCGAGCACGTACGCCCGCGTGTTCCATTCGGCGACACCGATCGGGACGGTCGTCAGGTCCTGCGGACCGGACTCGTAGTAGGTCACCGACACGGCCGCTTCGGTGGGGCCGTAGAGGTTGTGCAGTCCCGCATCGCACAGCTCACGGAAGTCGGCTGCGGTCTCGGTCGGCAGCGCCTCACCGATCACGAAGACATTGCGCAGCGAATCACACGTTCCGGCAGGAGCATTCGCGACGAAGACGGTCAGCATCGAGGGGACGAAGTCGGTGACCGTGATCGAATGTTCGGCGATCTTGGAGGCGACGTAGACGGGATCGCGGTGGCCGTCCGGGGTGGCCACGACCATTGCCGCACCCACCCGCAACGGCATGAAGAAGCCCCAGAGCGACACATCGAACGTGGTCGCGGTCTTCTGCAGGTACACGTCGGACGTGGTCATCGGATACTCGTGCAGCATCCACTCGAGCTGGTTGTCGATCGCTGCATGCGAGACCGCAACACCCTTGGGGCGTCCGGTCGATCCCGACGTGTAGATCACATACGCGGTGTTGTCCGGACGCAGCGGCGCCAGACGATCCGCGTCGGTCACCGCACGGCAGTCGAGCGCATCGACGTCGAGTGTGTCGATCTCGAGCGTCACAGTTCCAGCCGGCAGGTCGACCTCGTCGCGTGCAGTGGTCAGCACACAGGCCGGACGCGCCGACTCGAGAATGTAGGCGGTGCGGTCCACCGGATGGTCGGGGTCGATCGGCACCCAGGCACCGCCCGTCTTGACGATGGCATAGAGCCCAGCGACGAGATCAATCGAACGCCGAATAGACAGTCCGACAAGCGATTCCGGACCGACACCCATACCCGTGAGGATGCGGGCGAGCCCGTTGGCGCGCGCGTTCAGCTCGGAGTAGGTGAGCGACGTGCCCTCATGGATCACCGCGGTGGCGTCGGGTGTGCGCGCCACCTGTTCCTCGAAAGCCTGCGCCAGGGTGCGCTCGTGATACCGGTGGCGGGTCCGAACCCAGTCGCCCAGTACCGTCCGGCGCTCCACCGCGGTGGGCAGAGACAGGTCCCACACCCGGCAATCGGAAGCGGCGCCGATGTACCGATCGAGGAACTCGACGAAACGCTCGTGATTCCGGCGGGCCTCGTCGTCGGTGTACAGATTGGGATTGGACTCGAAATCCACGTGAGTCTTCGTACCGGCGACGCTCTGGTACAGGTTGACACCGAGATCCTCGATGAGCCCGGTCGAGAGGATGTTGAGCTCACCGAGCATGTCGCCGAAGCGCAGTTCCGTGTGGAACATCATGATGTTCACCCACGGGCCGAAGAACGACGCCTGTCCGGCGGTTCCGCTGACGTCCCGGCGGATGTCCTCGTGCCGGTACCGCTGGTGGCGCAGCGCGCCCGAGACCTCGGCGGCGACCTCCCCGAGCAGCTCGGCGACCGTGGTGTGCGCGGCGACGGTCAGCCGCAGCGGCACGACGTTGGACACCATGCCACCGGAGCGCCGCAGGACGGCGCTGGTACGGGCAGTGACCGGCAGGCTCAGCACGACGTCCTCGCGCCCCGTCATCTGCGCGAGATACGCCGCGAACGCCGCGATCACCACGGTCGCGATCGTCGTGTCCTCACGCTCGAGGAACGCGTCCATCCGCGCGGACGCGGTCGCGGTCAGCGCAGCACTGTCGATGCGGCTGAGCGGAGCAGGCGGAGCGGCACGGCCGGCGAGACTCGTCTCCTCCACCCCGGACACCCGATCGAGCCAGTAGTCGCGGTCGGATGCGAAGCGAGTGGACGCGCGGTATGAGCGTTCGGCCTCGTACACCCGCTCGAGCGGGGAAGCCAGGTTCTCCGTCGGCTCGACACCGTCGACCGCAGCCGTGTACAGCTCGGCGACGCGGTTGACGAAGGTGGTGGCGCCGAAGCCGTCCAGGACCACGTGGTGGGCGCGGTTGTACCAGTAGTAGACCTCGTCCTCGATCCGCAGGACCGCCGCCGACACCAGGCGGTCCCGGAGCAGGTCGACCGGCGCGCTGTAGTCGGCCCGCATCCATGCGAGCGCGGCAGCGCGGGGATCGGCGTCCGAACGCAGGTCGACGTACTCGGGCGAATCGTCGAGGCTGGTGTCGATCATCTGGTGAGGTTGCGCGTCGATCTCGAGGAGTCGGACGTAGCCCGACCCACTCTCACCCGCAGCAGCAGCACTCGCCCGGTGCAGGATGTCGACATCCAGGTGTCCACGCAACTCGACGTACTGTGCGATGTTCGCCGGCACCGAAGGATCGACGTGTTGTGCAAACCACATCCCGAGCTGAGCCTGAGACAGCGGGAATGGACCTGCGTTCACATCCTCCCTGATCGAGCTGCCACTCTCTAGTCCACCGACGCCTAGCGAGTCCAAACCCAAAGCCTCTCTCTCCCACCATCACGCGCGCCCACCACATGCGGAAACCCCGACACGCGGCGGACACCGAGCACACAACCCGTTCGAGCCGAGCCCGACGCAGGCACGGAGGAACCGCTGTCACAGGTACTCGCTCGGGGTATATCTGCTGATCGGACCCTGTTCGTTACAACAGTCCGAGTCGGCTGGCGCCGGGCAGGCCAGATCACGGAGGGGTTGTCAACCACGTGGATCGTGATCGACCGCCTCGCTCCCCGATCCGTCCGAGCGGGTCACGTGAGACAGTCGATCACCGAATTTCCTGGGTTGAGCACCCAAGACAATCTACAGGGTCGCTTTGACAAAAGCTCATTTAGTAGGACGCCGCGTCACACTTACAACGTCACGCCGAAGGCGACGATCACCTTGGTCGGCCGCACCCTCACCACAAGCTCACCGGGCACCCCATTGCGGCGGCGGACCGCCAGTTTCCGAACCCACCGGTTCAGGACAGGACCTCGACAAGAGTGGTCGCCGAGTCGCCGACCATGTACTTTTCGATGCCGTCCAGGTGCTTTCGCCAGAAATTCTGCGCCTCGACCCCATCGCTGTTGCGCAGGTGACCGAGCAGCTTGGTGTACGCCCGCTGTGCGGCACGAGCCGCCGGCCGCTCGGTGCCGTCGCCGTGTGAAGCGATGAACAGAGCATTGTGCGCCTCGATGATGTGTACCAGCATCCCCGCCAGTACGGCGAGGGTCTCATTGCCCGCCAGGTCGACCAGACTCTGGTGCAGGAGCACATCGTGATGTGCGAACGCGGCCGCGTCGTCCACCAATTCCGCACCGGTCGAGATCATGCCGGCGAGCCGATCGAGAGCATCGACGTGATCCGGCCCGGCGAGCACACCCACCGCAGATACCTCGAGTGAGGCGCGAGCACGGTAGACATCCACGAGCGGTGTTCCCTGGTATTGAAGCAGCAGCCCGGTGTACCGCGCGGCCACCGATGCGTCCGGCGCCATGACGCGGGCGCCACCCCGAGCCCCTCGGAGCACGGTGATGATCGACTCCGACTCGAGAATCCGGAAGGCCTCACGCAACGTAGGGCGTGAGACGCCGAACTGCTCCATGAGCACGGATTCACTGGGCAGTGGATCACCGGCACCGAGTTCGCCGGTGATGATGCGCCGACGAAGATTCGCGGCCACGAGTTCACCCGCCTTGGGCACCCGCACCACAGTCGATTTGGCTCCGACCGTCACAGTGTCCCTCTCCTCGACTCCGGTCCCGATGCACGCCCGGACTCGTCGCCCGGGCCGGTGCCCGGACGCGTCACCGAAGAGTACAAGGGTTTAGCTCTTTTCCGCCCCCTTCCGGCGGACCGCTCCGTCGATGGTGGCCGTCAAGTGCGTGCCAGGGAATCTTACCGGCGGGTAGAGAGCCTCCGTCACCGCGCCCCGAACCGGGCGAACCAGTCCACCAGCCCGGCATCGTCGACGGCGCTACGGTCGACAACCCTGTGCGGATCGCCACCCTGGAACAGACGTTTGATCGGGACCTCGAGCTTCTTGCCGGTACGAGTGTGCGGGATGCCGGGCGCGGCGATGATCTCGTCGGGCACATGCCGCGCCGACGCGTGTTCCCGGATCGCATCCCGGATCCGCTCCCGTAGTGCGTCGTCGAGCTCGGCACCGTCCGCCAGCACCACGAACAGCGGCATCCAGTAACCGCCATCGGGGCGCTCGGCCCCGATCACCAGCGATTCGACGATCTCCGGTAGTCGTTCCACCACCTGGTAGATGTCGGCACTGCCCATGCGGATCCCGTTGCGGTTGAGCGTCGAATCCGACCGCCCATGCATGACGATCCCGCCCCGCTCAGTCACCGAGATCCAGTCACCATGCCGCCATACACCGGGGAAGTCCGCGAAATAGCTTTCACGATAACGATTTCCGTCAGGATCATTCCAGAATCTCACCGGCATCGACGGCATCGGGCGGGTGATCACGAGCTCGCCGACCTCCCCACGTACGGAGCAGCCGGACTCGTCGAAGGCATCGAGCGCGACGCCCAGGTACGGCACCGACAGTTCGCCGGGCCACACGGGCACGGTGCGGGCACCGCCGGCGAACGCGGACACCACATCCGTGCCGCCGCTGATGGAGACGACCGGCACATGCGATCCGACATTGTCGGACAACCACTGCGACAATTCGGCCGGCAGGGTCGAACCCGTGATCCCGACTGCACGCAGCGAATGCAGGTCATTTTCGCGGGACGGGAGAAACCCTGCCTTCGCACACGCCTGGACGTATCCGGGGCTGGTTCCGAGTACCGTCACCGCGAGCCGATCGGCGGACTCCCACAACCTGCCCTGGTGCGGAAACGACGGGCTGCCGTCGTAACAGACGACGGTGGCGCCGACCAGCAGACCGGCGACCTGGAAGTTCCACATCATCCAGCTGGGGCTGGTGTACCAGTAGAAGATGTCGGCGGGGCCGATATCCATCTGCAACGCGATCGCCTTGAGGTGCTCGAGGAGCACCCCGCCATGGCCGTGCACGATGCCCTTCGGCAACCCGGTCGTGCCCGACGAGAACACGACCCACAGCGGGTGGTCGAACGACACCGGCACCGGCTCGAGCGGGGCGTCGACGGCGGTCACGTCCTGCCAAAGCAGGGCGCCGTCGACCACACCGGCGCCGATCCGAGGCACCACTACCGTCGCGACGAGTGTCGGCATCCCGGCCCGCAACTGCCGCACCTCGTCGTCACGCGAGTACAACTTGCCGCCGAAGGAGTATCCGTCCGCCGCCACCAGTACCTTCGGTGCGAGCTGACCGAGCCGGTCCAGGGCCGCCGGCGCCGAATAGTCCTGCCCACACGCCGCCCACACCGCACCCAGGCTCGCGGTCGCGAGGAACGCGACGATCGCCTCGGGCACGTTCGGCAGGTAGCCGACCACCCGGTCACCCGGCTCGACGCCGATGCCGCGCAGCGTCGACGCCAGCGCGCCCGTCTGCCGTAGCAGTTCCGCCCACGACACGGTCTCGGTCTCCCCGTCTTCGGCCTCGTAGACGATCGCGGGCCGGTCGGTGCGCGCGCACCGCGCAATGTGATCGACGTAGTTGAGTCGGGCACCCGGGAACCACACCGCGCCGGGCATCGTCGCATCCGCGAGCGCCGGGCCGGGATCGGTGTCGGACTGGACAGCGAAGTAGTCCCACACCGCCTGCCAGAACGCCCCGAGATCCTCGACGGACCACTGCCACAGGGTCCCGTAATCCGGCAGCGACAGCCCCGTACGCCGCTCCACCCAGCGCGCGAAGTCTGTGATTCTGGCGTGCTCGACGTCCTCGTCGCTGGGCACCCACTGCGGTCGTAGGCCCGTCACGTGCTCGCTCGTCATGCGTTCAGCCTTCCCCACCGGCGGACCCGATGCCGGATCTGCGCAGAATCTCCTCGGCATGCCGGAGCACTGGTGCGTCGACCATCCGTCCCTCGAACGCGAACACACCCCGCTCGCGAGACGCCGCCGCCAGCACCCGTTCCGCCCACCCCGACTGCTCGGCGGTGGGCGCGTACGCGCGCCGGATCACCTCGACCTGACGCGGGTGGATCGCGACCTTGGCGTCGAACCCGACCGCGACCGCGTCATCGGACTCCGCGCCCAGCCCGTCGAGATCCGGAATGTCCAGGTACACAGAGTCCAAGGCGAACAGCCCGTGTGCCTTGGCCGCGAGCAGTGCGGTGCAACGCGCGTGCCGCGCGACGTCGCGGTAGCCCCCGTCGGGGTGGCGGCTCGACGTACCGCCCAGCCCCGCCACCAGATCCTCCGCACCCCACATGACGCCGATCGCGTTGGTGGCCCGAGCCGAACGCTCCACCGTCAACACACCGAGCGGCGACTCGATCAGCGCGATCACCGACAGCGGCGCGAGATCGAGTACCTGGTCGACGGATTCGCACTTGGGCAGCATCACCGCGGTGTACGGCGTTCGGTCCAGCGCCGCACAGTCGAGCGCGTAATCGTCGGTTCCGTGCGCATTCACCCGTACCACGGTTCGGTCCGGATCGAGCGGTGTATCGACCAGAGCCCGGCGGGCGGCCTCCTTGTCCGCTGCTGCGACGCCGTCCTCGAGGTCGAGGATCACGACATCCGCCGTCGCCGCTGCCTTCGCGAACCGTTCCGGCCGGTCGGCCGGACAGAAGAGCCAGGCCGGACCGGGGATCGTTCCCGCCCAGACACTCTCGGATCCATAGGTGCCGGTCATGCCGGCTTCTTCCGGACGAGCGTCTTGCGGACGGCCGACGCCACCACGTCCGCGTGCTGATTGCGCCCGGTGTGCTCGAACGTCACGATGCCCTCGCCGGGTCGGCTGCGGGACTCGCGCAAATCGGTCACGACGGTCTCCGCGTACAGCGTGTCCCCATGGAACAGCGGCTTGGGGAAGGCTATCTCGGAGAATCCGAGGTTCGCGACGATCGTGCCCTGCGTCAGCTGTGCGACCGACAGTCCGACGAGCGTCGACAGCGTGAACATCGAATTGACCAGGCGCTCACCGAACTGGGTCTCGGCGGCGAACGCCGCATCGAGGTGCAGCGCCTGGGTGTTCATCGTCATCGTCGTGAACAGGACGTTGTCTGCCTCGGTGATCGTGCGCCCGGGCCGGTGTGCGTACACCACCCCGGTCTCGAACTCCTCGAACCACAGGCCCCGCTGGACGATCTTGCGCGCTGTCACCCGTCAGACCCCCAATTCCCGTGCGATGAGCATCAACTGCACCTCGGTGGTGCCCTCCCCGATCTCGAGGATCTTGCTGTCGCGGTAGTGCCGGGCCACCGGGTATTCGTTCATGAAACCGTATCCACCGAAGATCTGGGTGGCATCGCGCGCATTGTCCATCGCGGCCTCGCTCGCGATCAGCTTCGCGATCGAGGCCTGCTTCTTGAACGGCTTGCCCGACAACATCAGTGCCGCGGCGTCGTAGTACGCGGTCCGCGCGACGTGGGCCCGCGCCTCCATTCGGGCGATCTTGAACTCGATAGCCTGATTGGCACCGATCGGCCGGCCGAACGCCTCACGTTCCTTCGCGTAGCGGACGGACTCGTCGACGCAACCCTGCGCTGCACCTACCGACAGGGCGGCGATCGCGATACGGCCCTCGTCGAGGATGCGCAGGAAGTTTGCGTAGCCTCGGCCGCGCTCGCCCAGCAGGTTCTCCTCGGGAACGCGCACGTCCTGGAAGGTCAGCGGATGGGTGTCGGAGGCGTTCCAGCCGACCTTGTTGTAGGCCGGTTCCGCAGTGAACCCCGGGGTGGAGGTCGGCACGAGGATCGTGGAAATCTCCTTGCGCCCGTTGTCCTTCACGCCCGTCACTGCGGTGACCGTGACGAGGCTGGTGATGTCGGTACCGGAGTTGGTGATGAACTGCTTGTTGCCGTTGATCACCCATTCGCCGTCGGCGAGCTCGGCCCGGGTGCGCGTGCCGCCCGCGTCGCTGCCGGCCCCGGGCTCGGTGAGACCGAACGCGGCCAGCGCCTTACCGCTCGTGAGCTGTGGTAGCCACTCCTGTTTCTGCTCCTCGTTGCCGAAACGGAACACCGGCATCGCGCCGAGGGAGACACCCGCCTCGAGCGTGATCGCGACGGACTGGTCGACCTTGCCGAGTTCCTCGAGGGCGAGGCACAGCGCGAAGTAGTCGCCGCCCATGCCGCCGTACTCCTCGGGGAACGGCAGGCCGAACAGGCCCATGTCGGCCATGCCGTCGACCACCTCGTACGGGAAGGTGTGATTCGCATCGTGTTCCGCGGACACGGGAGCAACGACGTTCTGCGCGAAGTCGCGAACGGTCTTGGCGAGCTGCTGGTACTCATCGGGCAGTGATCCGGTGGAGAGATAGTCGGTCATGATGCGATGTCCTCCGTGGTGGTGTCGGGAAGTGCGTTCGGATCGGTGTTCGGGTGGATCCGCGCCAGCGGTTGGTCGACCTTGACCTGGTCACCGGCCGCGACGAGAACCTCGACGGTGCCGTCGACGGGTGCGGTCAGGGTGTGTTCCATCTTCATGGCCTCGACGACCACGACAGCGGTTCCCGCAGCGACATCGTCTCCACTCGCGACGTGCACGGCGATGACCGTGCCCGGCATGGGACTGGCGAGTTCGGCCTCGCCGGCGTGCGCATCGTCCCCGCGCACGCTCGCCTCCCGTAGCTGCGAGACGACCCAGGTTCCGTCGCCCCCGGCCAACCACAGGTCGCCGTCCTGCTCGGCGACGCGAAACGTGTCACTGCCGCCCTCGATTTCGACAGTCAGGACCTTGCCATCGAGTCTCGCTGCGAGCGTGCGGTTCTCGCTGCTCTCGATCCGCACGGTGGCATCTACCGGAGTGCCGGTGATCAGGACGTGCTCGGTGCGGTCACCGGACCGGAGACGGAACGAGATCGGCTGCGCTCCCCCGACCCGCCAGCCTGTGGGCGCGTCCCACAGGTCGGCACCGAGGCGGGAACCTGCAGCCCACAGCTCGAGCCAGTGGAACGCCGCCGCGGCGAAGAGGACGCAGTCGTCGGCCGCCGGAGCGCGGTAGTCCCCGACCCGACGGTCCAGCAGACCGGTATCGAGCCGTCCCGCACGGACGTCCGCGTCGGACAGCAGGAACCGCAGGAAGTCGATGTTGGTCGTCACACCCAGGACCGACGCGCCCGCCAGCGCACGGTCGAGCCGTCGCAGCGCTTCCGCGCGGTCGGCGCCGTGCGCGATCACTTTCGCGAGCATGGGATCGTAGTCGCTGCCGACCACCGTGCCATTCTGGAGACCCGAGTCGACCCGCACGCCCGGGCCGGCCGGTTCGGCGAGGCCGAGGACCGTTCCGCCGGTGGGCAGAAAGCCCCGGCCGGGATCCTCCGCATAGATCCGGGCCTCGATCGCGTGCCCGGTGAGGGTGATGTCATCCTGTGTGAAGCCGAGCGCCTCGCCGGCCGCGATCCGTACCTGCCACTCGACCAGGTCGAGACCGGTGACCATCTCGGTGACCGGATGTTCCACCTGCAGACGGGTGTTCATCTCCATGAAGAAGAACTCGTCCGGCCGATCCGCGGACACGATGAACTCCACCGTCCCGGCGCCCGCATAGTCGACGCTGCGGGCGGTGTTGCAGGCAGCCTCGCCGATTCGGGCGCGCGTCTCGGCGTCGAGCAGCGGAGACGGCGCCTCTTCGATCACCTTCTGATGCCGGCGCTGCAGGCTGCACTCCCGCTCACCCAGATGCACGACGTTTCCGTGATTGTCGGCAACGATCTGGACCTCGATGTGTCGGGGCCGCAACACGAACCGCTCGAGGAACAGGGTGTCGTCGCCGAACGCCGACGCCGCCTCGCGGCGGGCGCTGGCGAGGGCACTCGGCAGGTCCGCCGGATCCTCGACCAGCCGCATGCCCTTGCCGCCGCCGCCCGCGGACGGCTTCACCAGCACCGGGTAGCCGATGTCGTCGGCAGCAGCAATGAGATCGGCGTCGGCCAGGCCCGGCCGCGCAATGCCCGGCACGACCGGGACATCGAACTCGGCCACCGCGTTCTTCGCAGTGATCTTGTCGCCCATCACCTCGATCGCCCGCGCCGAAGGCCCCAGGAAGGCGATCCCGGCGGAGGCGCAGGCCGCCGCGAAGGCCGCGTTCTCCGAAAGGAAGCCGTAGCCGGGATGGATGGCCTGCGCACCGGTCCGCTTCGCGGCGTCGAGCACCTTGTCGATGTCGAGGTAGCTCTCGCGCGCCGCGGCGGGACCGATCAGCACCGCGGTATCTGCCTCGCGAACGTGCCGAGCTCCGGCGTCGGCCTCGCTGTAGACCGCGACCGAGCGGATACCCATCTGCCGCAGGGTGCCGATGACGCGAACCGCGATCTCGCCGCGGTTGGCCACCAGAACGGTATCGAATTGCGTAGTCATATGTGTCCTCACATCCGGAAGACGCCGTAGGAGACCGGTTCGAGCGGCGCGTTCGCGCACGCCGACAGCGCCAGTCCAACAACGTTTCTGGTATCCGCGGGGTCGATGATGCCGTCGTCCCACAACCGGGCCGTCGAGTAGTACGGATTGCCCTGCGCCTCGT
Protein-coding sequences here:
- a CDS encoding GntR family transcriptional regulator; amino-acid sequence: MTVGAKSTVVRVPKAGELVAANLRRRIITGELGAGDPLPSESVLMEQFGVSRPTLREAFRILESESIITVLRGARGGARVMAPDASVAARYTGLLLQYQGTPLVDVYRARASLEVSAVGVLAGPDHVDALDRLAGMISTGAELVDDAAAFAHHDVLLHQSLVDLAGNETLAVLAGMLVHIIEAHNALFIASHGDGTERPAARAAQRAYTKLLGHLRNSDGVEAQNFWRKHLDGIEKYMVGDSATTLVEVLS
- a CDS encoding acetoacetate--CoA ligase; translated protein: MTSEHVTGLRPQWVPSDEDVEHARITDFARWVERRTGLSLPDYGTLWQWSVEDLGAFWQAVWDYFAVQSDTDPGPALADATMPGAVWFPGARLNYVDHIARCARTDRPAIVYEAEDGETETVSWAELLRQTGALASTLRGIGVEPGDRVVGYLPNVPEAIVAFLATASLGAVWAACGQDYSAPAALDRLGQLAPKVLVAADGYSFGGKLYSRDDEVRQLRAGMPTLVATVVVPRIGAGVVDGALLWQDVTAVDAPLEPVPVSFDHPLWVVFSSGTTGLPKGIVHGHGGVLLEHLKAIALQMDIGPADIFYWYTSPSWMMWNFQVAGLLVGATVVCYDGSPSFPHQGRLWESADRLAVTVLGTSPGYVQACAKAGFLPSRENDLHSLRAVGITGSTLPAELSQWLSDNVGSHVPVVSISGGTDVVSAFAGGARTVPVWPGELSVPYLGVALDAFDESGCSVRGEVGELVITRPMPSMPVRFWNDPDGNRYRESYFADFPGVWRHGDWISVTERGGIVMHGRSDSTLNRNGIRMGSADIYQVVERLPEIVESLVIGAERPDGGYWMPLFVVLADGAELDDALRERIRDAIREHASARHVPDEIIAAPGIPHTRTGKKLEVPIKRLFQGGDPHRVVDRSAVDDAGLVDWFARFGAR
- a CDS encoding CoA ester lyase, translated to MTGTYGSESVWAGTIPGPAWLFCPADRPERFAKAAATADVVILDLEDGVAAADKEAARRALVDTPLDPDRTVVRVNAHGTDDYALDCAALDRTPYTAVMLPKCESVDQVLDLAPLSVIALIESPLGVLTVERSARATNAIGVMWGAEDLVAGLGGTSSRHPDGGYRDVARHARCTALLAAKAHGLFALDSVYLDIPDLDGLGAESDDAVAVGFDAKVAIHPRQVEVIRRAYAPTAEQSGWAERVLAAASRERGVFAFEGRMVDAPVLRHAEEILRRSGIGSAGGEG
- a CDS encoding MaoC family dehydratase, whose protein sequence is MTARKIVQRGLWFEEFETGVVYAHRPGRTITEADNVLFTTMTMNTQALHLDAAFAAETQFGERLVNSMFTLSTLVGLSVAQLTQGTIVANLGFSEIAFPKPLFHGDTLYAETVVTDLRESRSRPGEGIVTFEHTGRNQHADVVASAVRKTLVRKKPA
- a CDS encoding acyl-CoA dehydrogenase family protein; the encoded protein is MTDYLSTGSLPDEYQQLAKTVRDFAQNVVAPVSAEHDANHTFPYEVVDGMADMGLFGLPFPEEYGGMGGDYFALCLALEELGKVDQSVAITLEAGVSLGAMPVFRFGNEEQKQEWLPQLTSGKALAAFGLTEPGAGSDAGGTRTRAELADGEWVINGNKQFITNSGTDITSLVTVTAVTGVKDNGRKEISTILVPTSTPGFTAEPAYNKVGWNASDTHPLTFQDVRVPEENLLGERGRGYANFLRILDEGRIAIAALSVGAAQGCVDESVRYAKEREAFGRPIGANQAIEFKIARMEARAHVARTAYYDAAALMLSGKPFKKQASIAKLIASEAAMDNARDATQIFGGYGFMNEYPVARHYRDSKILEIGEGTTEVQLMLIARELGV
- a CDS encoding acetyl/propionyl/methylcrotonyl-CoA carboxylase subunit alpha, giving the protein MTTQFDTVLVANRGEIAVRVIGTLRQMGIRSVAVYSEADAGARHVREADTAVLIGPAAARESYLDIDKVLDAAKRTGAQAIHPGYGFLSENAAFAAACASAGIAFLGPSARAIEVMGDKITAKNAVAEFDVPVVPGIARPGLADADLIAAADDIGYPVLVKPSAGGGGKGMRLVEDPADLPSALASARREAASAFGDDTLFLERFVLRPRHIEVQIVADNHGNVVHLGERECSLQRRHQKVIEEAPSPLLDAETRARIGEAACNTARSVDYAGAGTVEFIVSADRPDEFFFMEMNTRLQVEHPVTEMVTGLDLVEWQVRIAAGEALGFTQDDITLTGHAIEARIYAEDPGRGFLPTGGTVLGLAEPAGPGVRVDSGLQNGTVVGSDYDPMLAKVIAHGADRAEALRRLDRALAGASVLGVTTNIDFLRFLLSDADVRAGRLDTGLLDRRVGDYRAPAADDCVLFAAAAFHWLELWAAGSRLGADLWDAPTGWRVGGAQPISFRLRSGDRTEHVLITGTPVDATVRIESSENRTLAARLDGKVLTVEIEGGSDTFRVAEQDGDLWLAGGDGTWVVSQLREASVRGDDAHAGEAELASPMPGTVIAVHVASGDDVAAGTAVVVVEAMKMEHTLTAPVDGTVEVLVAAGDQVKVDQPLARIHPNTDPNALPDTTTEDIAS